Proteins found in one Amycolatopsis umgeniensis genomic segment:
- a CDS encoding aminobutyraldehyde dehydrogenase, whose translation MQQLKHFIGGEYTGSASGEVADIVDPVTGRPYRTASVAGPEDVDRALKVAAAAFEEWRETTPARRQLALLKIADAVEARAEGLVLVESANTGKPIALTATEELPMIVDQLRFFAGAARVLEGRSAGEYMEGHTSFVRREPIGVCAQVTPWNYPLLMAVWKIAPALAAGNTVVLKPADTTPASTLLFAEICAEFLPPGVLNVICGDRDTGRALVEHEIPAMVSITGSVRAGIEVAASAAKDVKRVHLELGGKAPVVVFADADIEAAAEGIAAAGYFNAGQDCTAATRVLVDGEVHDAFVEALIRQARATTTGKPDDKSVSYGPLNNAAQLERVAGFVDRLPSHATVHCGGKRYGDEGYFYAPTVISGVRQDDEISQTEVFGPVITVQRFGSEAEALAAANGVDYALASSVWTTDHQRAMRLAGKLDFGCVWINTHIPLVAEMPHGGFKKSGYGKDLSLYGLEDYTRVKHVMSAL comes from the coding sequence GTGCAGCAGTTGAAGCACTTCATCGGCGGTGAGTACACCGGATCCGCGTCGGGCGAGGTCGCCGACATCGTCGATCCCGTCACCGGCCGCCCGTATCGCACCGCCTCCGTCGCGGGACCCGAGGACGTCGACCGCGCGCTGAAGGTCGCGGCCGCCGCCTTCGAAGAATGGCGAGAGACCACGCCCGCGCGGAGACAGCTCGCGTTGCTGAAAATCGCCGACGCCGTCGAAGCGCGCGCCGAAGGCCTCGTGCTCGTCGAATCGGCGAACACCGGCAAGCCGATCGCGCTGACCGCGACCGAAGAACTGCCGATGATCGTCGACCAGTTGCGGTTCTTCGCGGGTGCCGCGCGTGTCCTGGAAGGACGGTCGGCGGGCGAGTACATGGAAGGGCATACCTCTTTCGTCCGCCGAGAACCGATCGGCGTGTGCGCGCAGGTTACGCCGTGGAACTACCCGCTCCTCATGGCGGTCTGGAAGATCGCTCCCGCGCTCGCCGCGGGGAACACCGTGGTGCTCAAACCGGCCGACACGACACCCGCGTCGACCCTGCTCTTCGCCGAGATCTGCGCCGAATTCCTGCCGCCCGGTGTGCTCAACGTGATCTGCGGCGACCGCGACACCGGACGAGCGCTCGTCGAGCACGAGATCCCCGCGATGGTGTCCATCACCGGCTCCGTGCGCGCCGGGATCGAAGTCGCCGCCTCGGCGGCGAAGGACGTGAAGCGCGTACATCTCGAGCTCGGCGGTAAAGCGCCCGTAGTGGTCTTCGCCGACGCAGACATCGAAGCGGCCGCGGAAGGCATCGCCGCCGCCGGATACTTCAACGCGGGCCAGGACTGCACCGCGGCGACCCGCGTCCTGGTCGACGGCGAGGTCCACGACGCGTTCGTCGAGGCGCTCATCAGGCAGGCGCGGGCGACCACCACCGGCAAACCCGACGACAAGTCGGTCAGCTACGGGCCGCTCAACAACGCCGCGCAACTCGAAAGGGTCGCTGGTTTCGTCGATCGGCTTCCCTCGCACGCGACAGTCCACTGTGGAGGTAAAAGGTATGGGGACGAGGGTTACTTCTACGCGCCGACGGTGATCTCCGGTGTCCGTCAGGACGACGAGATCAGCCAGACGGAGGTCTTCGGCCCGGTCATCACCGTCCAGCGGTTCGGCTCCGAAGCCGAAGCGCTCGCCGCGGCCAACGGCGTCGACTACGCGCTCGCGTCCTCGGTGTGGACCACCGACCACCAGCGGGCGATGCGGCTGGCCGGGAAGCTCGATTTCGGCTGCGTGTGGATCAACACGCATATCCCGCTGGTCGCCGAAATGCCGCATGGCGGCTTCAAGAAGTCCGGCTACGGCAAGGACCTCTCGCTCTACGGCCTCGAGGACTACACCCGCGTCAAGCACGTGATGAGCGCGTTGTGA